One window of the Benincasa hispida cultivar B227 chromosome 3, ASM972705v1, whole genome shotgun sequence genome contains the following:
- the LOC120074329 gene encoding uncharacterized protein LOC120074329, whose amino-acid sequence MAESLDDGEFWLPPKFLNDDDLFLEEKCGGNDVKNGRHGVGLYPFGPFGYASDLGSPVESLVGSSETESDEEEYIAGLTHQMTRSTLEDGFGLDNSHVWGSSGSPQSTLCAMGSGCGCKQGSSRGSPNGHYQASHPQLTLDLLFAAAGEVSKMRMNEEAYGFINSRGPLAPPRKPSPVSVPLKNREPEAEVYQQLQASQFLHLRRQQLIEQMNSTARVRQTKGSVRHHQPQMLQNRGRNSEFFNGRNCRSATAGLTSQPTWAAPPRKHTVNPPPNGSGMRAVFLGAPGGKRECAGTGVFLPRQAGGTVSEPRKKPACSTVLVPARVMQALNLNLDDMYVQRIQPQQLQTRSPTAFNAGKNDVSVRMRSESLVSQAKANLRGAVPAVNHDIGLPQEWTY is encoded by the exons ATGGCTGAGAGTTTGGACGATGGTGAGTTCTGGCTTCCTCCTAAGTTTCTTAACGACGACGACTTGTTCCTTGAGGAAAAGTGTGGGGGTAATGATGTTAAGAATGGGAGACATGGTGTTGGGTTGTACCCGTTTGGGCCTTTTGGGTATGCTTCTGATCTTGGTTCGCCGGTTGAATCTCTGGTTGGTTCCAGCGAAACAGAGAGTGATGAGGAGGAATATATAGCTGGATTGACGCATCAAATGACGCGTTCCACTCTGGAAGATGGTTTTGGACTTGACAACTCTCAT GTTTGGGGATCTTCTGGCTCACCGCAGTCAACGCTGTGCGCTATGGGAAGTGGGTGCGGCTGCAAACAGGGCTCTAGCAGGGGAAGCCCCAATGGCCATTACCAAGCTTCTCATCCGCAACTCACTTTGGATCTACTTTTTGCCGCTGCCGGTGAAGTCTCGAAGATGCGGATGAATGAAGAAGCATATGGTTTCATTAACTCTCGTGGACCTCTTGCTCCCCCTAGAAAGCCCTCTCCCGTTTCTGTTCCGCTCAAAAACCGTGAGCCCGAAGCCGAAGTTTACCAGCAGCTGCAGGCTTCCCAA TTTCTACATCTGAGACGACAGCAGCTTATCGAGCAAATGAACTCGACCGCTCGTGTAAGACAAACAAAGGGTTCTGTGAGACACCATCAGCCCCAAATGCTGCAAAACAGGGGGAGAAATAGCGAGTTCTTCAACGGCAGAAACTGTCGCTCTGCAACTGCTGGGTTAACGTCCCAACCCACCTGGGCGGCTCCTCCTCGTAAACACACTGTCAACCCCCCGCCGAACGGTTCTGGCATGAGGGCGGTCTTTCTCGGCGCTCCCGGCGGCAAGAGGGAATGCGCCGGTACAGGTGTGTTTTTGCCTCGACAAGCCGGCGGCACCGTCTCTGAACCCCGCAAGAAGCCAG CATGTTCGACTGTTTTGGTTCCTGCTAGAGTGATGCAAGCCCTGAATCTGAATCTAGACGACATGTACGTTCAGCGTATTCAACCCCAACAACTTCAAACTCGCTCCCCCACAGCTTTCAACGCAGGGAAGAACG ATGTTTCTGTTAGGATGCGAAGTGAAAGTTTGGTGTCGCAGGCAAAGGCGAATCTCCGAGGGGCGGTGCCGGCAGTAAACCATGACATTGGGCTTCCACAAGAGTGGACTTACTGA